Part of the Bacteroidales bacterium genome is shown below.
GACGCAATCGAGCTAATTCTTGATAACTGCTAAATCAGTTCCACAAAAACTATATCAAAAAACAATACCTAGATAAATCCTGCCCATAATCCAGGACTGAAAACCGTGACAAATTTCAGTTATTGTGACAAGTTCTTCATATCGGGACAGTTTTAATCTAGGCACAAATGCTAACCCGGATGGTTGGGGTAATAAACTTGTCACAATTTTTGCCTGGTGACGTGAACGCCAGCCGAGCAAAAACTGCAAGTAATTCAGGGGCCCGAACGCTCCTTTTTCTTTTGATCATTTTATCATCTTGCCAATTTTCGGAGCCGGCCATCCCTGACAAATCCTGCTCACTAATGCTCACTCATGCTAACGACAAAGCCAGATAACGGCTTAACCCTGACTTACAGACTTTTAAATCTAAAATCAATCTCCTTGAAAAATCTAATTTGACTATCCAAATCACATTAATCTGCAGATTAAAAAAATTTAAAACAGGTAAAATATTATTGTAGAATATTAACTTTAGGTAACTGAAAATACTATCGAAATATGAAGAAAATATTAATAGCTATAATGATTCTCCTGACTTATTTGATGAATGGGAAAAGTCAGTCAATTCAAATTTCTGATCCTACCTTAGGAAATAAAAAGGCAGAATATCTAAAGGGAGATCTTAATAAATTTTTTGCCCGCAGGGTTCTTTACCCTAGAGAAGGGTCATCGCCAAAGATAGAGGGTGATGTAGTTCTTTCGTGTACCATTACAAAGGAAGGCAAACTCACCAGCTTAGCAGTGGTAAGCTCTCCGGATATTTCTCTATCTAACAGTTCATTAGTCGCAATAAATGATCTGGAAAAGGAATGGAGTCCTGCTAAAATAAATAATATACCAATTGACAAAAACTATCTGTTCATTTTCAGGTATAGAATTTACAAAAACACACAACCTATTGATTATAATAAAAATGCTAAAAGATATTTTGAAAAACAAAAGTATGAAAAAGCTTTAAAGCTCTACAATGAGGCAATTACAGACAACCGGTTTAATTTTGAGTTTTACGAATCAAGATCTAAAGTAAAGGAAGTCCTTGGTGACATGGACGGTGCTAAAAGTGATAAATTAATCTCATCACAGTACAATGACCAAATAATGTCAATAATCAATATTTCCGCATTCAGCATTACCAGAACGATAACAGGTAGCAGAATTGAATCTAGGAGAGTTGAATAATAAAATTATATACAGACTAATATAAATAGATTCTCAACAACCTAACAACAAACCAGTATTCCTATTAAATCTAAGGATTTTTATTCTCCTAAATATCCTTAACTGATAATGACATACGGACAGCTTAACCATGACTGGCAGACATAAAAATCTATCACCTGACAATTTTCTTCCCTTTTACAAATCTCTCATCCCTACGCTCAGCTGACTGGATTGCTTTATCTTGGCGTGACAGGTTTCACTCATCTGTCGGGATTTAAAAACTCCGGCGCCTAACACAGATGGTAGGGATAATAATCTTTTTCTACCCCAACCGCCGAACTGTTAGCGATCATTCTCAATAACAATTTGAAATTTAGTTATATCCACCAGATATACACACATGCAATTTGACCGTTGGCCTATATGAACAGTGACAACCATCACACAGAAAAATAAAAAGAAATAAATATATATTCATTAAATATTTTTTGATATTTATTACATATATATTGTTTATCAATAATTTTTTATTATCTTTGAGCCATAATTCTAATCTTAAGTATTATGACAAAAAGAAACAATCTCGTATTTATAGGCCTTCAAATAATTGGCTGGATCATATTCGTTGGCTTGTGCATCGAAGCCGGAGCACTTATAGTTAATTTTGTTTTGAGTCTCTTCAATCCTGAAGTTGTCCATAACCTTTATCAGAAGCTGGACCTCAGTCAAATTTATAATACTAACATTTGGGTGTATTTCGGTATGTACGGTTTTATCCTGACAATCTCGATTTCAAAGGCATATCTGTTCTATGTAGTAATAATGCTTTTACATAAACTTGATTTGGAGAAACCATTCAATACTTATGTTGCCGACCAGTTTAAAAAAATCAGTTATATCACTCTCGAAATAGGGATAATTAGTTTAATAGCCCGTGAAATATCACAAAGTATGGTTCATTACGGATTAGAACCTGGCACGCTGGATAAATTCTGGGAAGATGGCAGTGCATTTTTATTAATGGCAGCTGTAGTTTATGTTCTGGCTACTATTTTTTCGAGAGGAGTTGAAATCCAGAATGAAAACGATTTAACTGTATAAGCCATGCCAATCATAGTAAACTTGGATGTAATGATGGCGCGACGAAAGATGTCGCTCAATGAGCTGTCGGGGAAAGTTGATTTAACCCTGTCTAATCTTTCTATTCTAAAAACCGGAAAAGCAAAAGCAATCAGGTTTACGACCCTTGAAGCTATTTGCAATGCGTTAGACTGTCAGCCAGGTGATATTCTGGAATACAGAGAAAATGATAATAAAAAAGCGATCAGTTAACACGGGCAATATGGGCATATTGTTTGTCACACTTTGACTCAAAAGCGAGGTCCCGGGATCGCACGCAACATATTGGAATTTTTATTAAATTTCAAACTGGATTCAAGTGTTCATTACAAAACAGTTAAAATATGAGAAAATTCAGGTTAATTATTGCTGGCCTTTCTTTTGCATTATTAGTTTCAAATCTGTTTTTCATCGATTATCAGGACCTGATTTCAAAATCGAATATGGGACCCTTTCTGGGTATGCTTTCACTGTCATTTACTATTCTCGCAATGTTTTTATCAAACAGACATGAGGCGAAGAATTCAAAGAGCATTATAAAACCTAAATGACACAGGACAAATTCGTACCTGCATGACAGTTTAAAATTAGCACTTAATCTAACCTGGATGGTATAGGTATTCTCATTCGCCAGCCAACAGGCCATTGTATGGATAACTGAAATTAAAACTTGTCATAATCTTTGCCTGGTTCCGTAAAACCCAATTACACTTTTATGCCCTTTTAATAAGCTCTATCCCCCACTGTTTCTGATCAGATAAAAGTCTTACCTGACACATTTGCCCATCGACATTAGTTTTTAATTACTGAAACTTTCCTATTTTTACTACAGAAACCTTAGCAAAGAAATTGATTCTGTCATGTTTCATATACATGAGTTGGCCACCATTTAATTTATAGCTGAATTGCAGTGATTAAATAAATTGTTAGCAGAAGAAGTTTATGTGTATTCATTTATTCAGTTTTAGAATATGGAAAATAATATTACCAGACACACCCTCTTAAAGTCAATAGCCTTGCATCTTTTACCGGGAATACTGGGCGGAATAGCTTATTATATTTTAAGCCCGATTGTAAAGGCAAATGGTTTTCCAACACTTATGGCACTTATTATTTCTGGTACAGTCATTTTAATTCCTTTTGAATTAGGGTTCTTAATCTACCAGAAGAAAGTGACTTCTTAGAATCTCTTTAAAGGTGTAATTCAATATTTTAAACCTATCCCATTTTGGCAATATCTTTTATTCATCCCATTGATTATTGTAATTGCCGGTGTTCTGTTTAAAATACTCGGTTTTACTTCGACATTTCTCATGACTTTTTTCAATTGGCTGCCTGCTGATACAATTATTGACATGGGATTGGATTCTACACTGACAAAATCAAAGCTTCTATTCACATATCTTCTCTTTCTTCCCATTATGGTCTTGGTCGTACCAATTATTGAAGAGTTTTATTTCAGAGGATACCTTTTACCAAGAATGCCAGACAGCCTGAAAGGCTGGACAGAAATAACACACAGTGGATTATTTGCACTATATCATACCTGGACGCCATGGATGATTGTCGTTCGCACATTTGGTGTATTACCCTTAATATATCTGGTAAAAAGAAAAGAAAACCTGTTTCTTGGTATCGGAGCCCACTGCCTTTTAAATTTAATTGATTTTATAACAGGAGTATTAATTGTACTTAAAATGTAGTAAAAACTTTCTCCTTCTCAATTCATTTATAGCATTCAGAATTTCCTTCCGATGCCATTCATAATAAAACAAATCTTAAATCATCAATGAATTCGAAAATAATACCATCTATATTTCTTCTGCCAAGCCGGCTAGTGTTATTTCTGGTTTTTCAGCTATTAATTGCACTCCTGTTAAGTTCTTTTGAGCAATCAGTAAAATATTGGTTATTATCAGCATCAGTAACAAACCTTTTTAGTATTATCTTTTTAATATATGTCTTTAAGTCGGAGGGACTCCGTTTTCTGGATTTGTTTAGAGTAGACAAAACCTCATTTAAAAAAGACATCCTTTTATTTTTAGGTCTTACCCTGGTTTGTGGCCCGGTGTTTTTTTTCCCTAATTACTATCTTAGCATCTGGCTGTGGGGAGATTCGGCTGTTCCATATAACATGATGTTTAACCCAATCCCGCTTCCATTGATATATGTTTTATTGGTCTTGTTTCCTGTTACTATTGCATTTGGAGAATTAGCAACTTACTTTGGCTATATTATGCCTGCGCTAAAAAAACAACTGAATAAAAAGTGGTTAGCAGTCTTCTTCCCTGTATTATTTTTATCTGCCCAGCATTGTACATTGCCTTTTATTCCAGACTTGAAATTCTTAATATACAGGCTTTTAATGTACTTACCCTTCGCCTGTCTGATTGGCATCACCCTCTATAATCGTCCCAAAATTATTCCCATATTTTGCAATCATGCATGGCTTACTCGACATGGGAACTGTGATGGTCCTTCTTGAAATAAGTAATAGTTGAAAAACTCAGAATTCAAATATTATAAGTATATCAGAACGATACAGCTGAAATCAATACATAAACCATATAACCCTAAATATTTTATCATCAAGCAGTTTGATCTTTCAGACCGTATTATGGTGGCGAAACGAAAAAATAGAAAAGTCATCTGTCATTATAACAAAAAAAGACTATCAGAATCCTCAAAAACCGACCTGCTGAACAATGGCGATAGCTTCTTGTTGTATATAGAATAAAAACCTATCTTCCGGAAATTATGGATAAACATAGGCTTTATAAATATGCCTGGTATCTTGCCCTTTTCACAATCTTCTATAACATACTGGAGGGTCTGTTTTCAGTATACTTTGGTTATACCGATGAAAGTTTAACTCTGTTGGGTTTCGGTTTTGACAGTTTTATAGAAGTTCTTTCAGGAGTAGGTATTGCTCATATGATAATACGAATCAGGAATAACCCAAATGGCAGCAGGGATGATTTTGAACGGACAGCATTAAAAATAACCGGTGTTTCATTTTATATACTCACAGCAGGTCTGGTTATTTCAAGTGCTTATAATATTGTTACAGATCATAAGCCTGTAACGACTCTTTGGGGAATTATAATCTCCCTGTTATCGATAGTCGTTATGTTACTGCTTGTTTATGGCAAAAGGAAAATCGGAAAGGAACTCAATTCGAATGCGATAATTGCAGATGCAGAATGCACACAGGTATGCATCTATATGTCAGTTATCGTTTTAATTGCCAGTGTAACATACGAACTATTTAAAATACCATACATCGATTCTATCGGCACACTCGGGCTGGCTTATTATTCATTCAAAGAAGGCAGGGAGTGTTTTGAGAAGGTTAAAACAGGGAACCATTGCTCCTGCAGTATAAAATAATGAACTAAGAAAGGTCTTGATCGGATTATGCTCACTTTTATAAGTAGTCAGAAAACCTCTGATCAATATGCTGGTTAAACCATTTATCGACAACGGATCTTTTAAATCTCCACTCCTTTCCCAGTTTTGCCGCCGGGATTTTTCCATTCTGAGCCCATGTGTAAATGGTTTGCGGCTTTAGCTTTAAATACTTTGCTACTTCCTCAATCGTCATAATTTCATCCATCCTTACCTCCTCTTAAAGGTTAAAGTTACAGTTGTATCTGTACCATTAAGCTTGTTCAGCAGATTCACCAATGCTGTGTCGTTAATTTGTGATTTTTCATTTATTGGGTTTCGTTTATCCTCATTGAAATCATTTTGATTGTCAGGAATTGCAGGGTTCGTAAGCTGTTGGACTGAATAGATTATTGCGGTATAAAAGTTACCCTCATATTTCCTGAAGAGCTTAAATTCCTCGGTCTTGTTACTCAGAAAAGGACGCAGGTTCCAGGCTATCTGTATTCCGACAAAAGCAAGTATTATCATCCAGATTCTGAAAACATTGACCCCGATACGCGGATAAATATCTTTTTTCTCACAGGCAAATTTCAACGCTTCAATCATTAATCTCATACCGAAGATCCCTGAGAAGACAAATATTGATACATGCAGAAGCTGCAGGAAATGGTAGTTCCCCCCTGTTAACTGAAACAATATTACAATTGGTGCGAAAGAGATAGCAATGGCAGCGGTAAGTACAAAACCGCTCAGAATTATAAATATCATTTGTTTCAGTGTCATTTTGGAACTCAGGACCTGCTGAATTACATAGAATGACGGGAAACAAATCAGAATTGCACTAATAAACAGAAAAGTCACTTTTAATCCGGCAATAAGTGACTGAAGGAAGCTATGATAACTGCCCATGACAATTCCATAAAGAAATGTAAATACGCAAATAATCAGCAACTGATTAAGGATTAGTCTTTTCGATTGATCCTTACTTCGCTCTTCAAAATA
Proteins encoded:
- a CDS encoding energy transducer TonB, with amino-acid sequence MKKILIAIMILLTYLMNGKSQSIQISDPTLGNKKAEYLKGDLNKFFARRVLYPREGSSPKIEGDVVLSCTITKEGKLTSLAVVSSPDISLSNSSLVAINDLEKEWSPAKINNIPIDKNYLFIFRYRIYKNTQPIDYNKNAKRYFEKQKYEKALKLYNEAITDNRFNFEFYESRSKVKEVLGDMDGAKSDKLISSQYNDQIMSIINISAFSITRTITGSRIESRRVE
- a CDS encoding DUF2975 domain-containing protein, whose product is MTKRNNLVFIGLQIIGWIIFVGLCIEAGALIVNFVLSLFNPEVVHNLYQKLDLSQIYNTNIWVYFGMYGFILTISISKAYLFYVVIMLLHKLDLEKPFNTYVADQFKKISYITLEIGIISLIAREISQSMVHYGLEPGTLDKFWEDGSAFLLMAAVVYVLATIFSRGVEIQNENDLTV
- a CDS encoding helix-turn-helix transcriptional regulator, yielding MPIIVNLDVMMARRKMSLNELSGKVDLTLSNLSILKTGKAKAIRFTTLEAICNALDCQPGDILEYRENDNKKAIS
- a CDS encoding CPBP family intramembrane metalloprotease, which encodes MIIVIAGVLFKILGFTSTFLMTFFNWLPADTIIDMGLDSTLTKSKLLFTYLLFLPIMVLVVPIIEEFYFRGYLLPRMPDSLKGWTEITHSGLFALYHTWTPWMIVVRTFGVLPLIYLVKRKENLFLGIGAHCLLNLIDFITGVLIVLKM
- a CDS encoding cation transporter, with amino-acid sequence MDKHRLYKYAWYLALFTIFYNILEGLFSVYFGYTDESLTLLGFGFDSFIEVLSGVGIAHMIIRIRNNPNGSRDDFERTALKITGVSFYILTAGLVISSAYNIVTDHKPVTTLWGIIISLLSIVVMLLLVYGKRKIGKELNSNAIIADAECTQVCIYMSVIVLIASVTYELFKIPYIDSIGTLGLAYYSFKEGRECFEKVKTGNHCSCSIK
- a CDS encoding helix-turn-helix domain-containing protein; the encoded protein is MDEIMTIEEVAKYLKLKPQTIYTWAQNGKIPAAKLGKEWRFKRSVVDKWFNQHIDQRFSDYL